The stretch of DNA ATCAACACGCCATACATCAGTGCGCCGGTGAGCAGACCTGCCAAGGCATCGATGGCATAATGGGCCAGAATATACACCGTGGAGAAGCACATCAGGATAAAGAAAGGCAGCAAAACAAGGAAGAGACGCTTGTTGCCGGAGTGCCAGGCGAGCAACAGAATGACGGTACTAATGCCCACATGACTACTGGGAAAGGCGGCCGTTGGGCGTTCGCCGGCTTCGTGAGTTTGCTCCACCAGTTGGTAGAAGAGGCCATCGGGATTGCCGGGACTGATCATTCGCTCGCTGTGCGTGTTGAAATAGTCGCCCAGATGGGGGAAAATGCCCGCTGCTATCTTGTCGAATCCTACGGCAGGATAGTAGTATTGCGGACCGGTTACGGGCAGTACCACGAAGATAACGTAGAAGATGAAGAAGGATGCGATGATGACGAACGATGCCCTTTCGAACTCAGCGTAACGATAAAAGAAGTAGAACAGCACCACAACGAGAATCATGGGGAAGTAAGAGGCATAACCCAGATCCATCAACTCGCTGAAAAGGTAGCTGGGAACGGCTTGATGGAACACCAATGCTGGCTGAAAGCCGAACAACGACTGCTCGATGCTGGCAAAAACATAGTCGAGATTGGGCAGAATACGGTTGATTTCGTAGGTGTCGGGATACCACCACGACAGCAGATAGAGCTGTGCCAGCACACGGGTAAACCGAGTAAAACGACACGGCACCAGTCTGTACACCAGCCATAGGGCCAGGGTGATGACGCCGATTCTGATTCGTCCCCATACCATCGCCTCGGGATTGGAGAGCTTCGTGTAGGTGAAGAACACCACCAACAGAGTTAACAGCATGTAAGCCAGCACTACCCACTCAAGCCAGAGCAGTCCGCGTTTCGGGTTTTTCTCGATAGAGAAGAGTGTTTTCATCCAGTTCATACTACAACCATCCGTTTTCTTGATACCATTTGATGGTGAGCTGGGTTCCACGAGCCAGGTCGTAGTGCGGATGGAAGCCCAGTTCGTCCATCGCCGGCTCGATGTTGCACCGCCAATTGCGTTGTTTGAGAATGTGATACTTGTCGTTGTTGAGGGCCGAAATCTTGCCTGTGGCGCGCCCTACATATTCACCTACGAACGTAACGAGCCGCAATACCCATACGGGAGCTTTGATACGCAATACCCAAGGCTTGCCCAGCTCTTTGCAAATGAGGTGACTGAAGTGGGAAGAACTGTATACGCCGCCGTCGCTTAAGAAGTATTTGCGACCGCTCATGCCTCTGTCTAATGCCAGAAACACGGCTTGCACCACGTCTTGAACGTAAATAAAGGTGAGGTCTTGCGGGCGGAAACCCACCGAAAAGTCGCTATGTCCCTTGATGCTTTTGGCCATCAGGAAGTAGTCTTTTTCTCTTGGACCGTACACTCCGGTAGGTCTGAGCACGATATAGGGGAAGAGACATTCGCCCGGTTCTCCGTCTTCGTCTTTCGGGTTCAGACTGTCTAAATATTGTTCTGCCTGCCATTTGCTGCGCCCATAAGCGGTGTTGGGCATGGGGAGGTCGGTTTCTTGAATTTCTTCGTAGGGCTGCGACTCTCTCACCGGTCCGAAGATGCTGAGCGAACTGATGAAGATAAACCGCTTCATCTTCATCTTCAGGGCGATGATGGCATCGGCCAGGTTTTTCGTTCCCAGGGTGTTCACGCGGTAGAAGTCGCGTTTGTGCAGACATTTGGTGGCCCCTGCGGCATGCACCACATAGTCGAAAGTGTGCGGTTGGAGCTGTTTCTTCAACCGTTCCACGTCGGAGAGGTCGAGTTCGATGAAATGTATGCGCGGATCTGATAGATATTGGCGCGAGCTCGACGGTCTTACGGCGGCCCACACTTCCATATCGCGCTTCAAAGCCTCTTCAACGATGAAGCTTCCGATGAATCCGCTGGCACCGGTAACAAGTATTTTATCCATAAATATTAAAATATGACAACGCAGAAGTCGGGTTCTCAACGAACCGACACACTGCGTTGTCGTGTATGTCTCTCTGCCTCAAAGTCATATTCGATGGTAGGTCTGGTCGAAAGGTTGCCGATAACGGTCGCCCCAAACGCCTTTCGGCAAACGGATTCCACAAGAAACCACCATGTTGATTTCCGCTCTGCAGGGGAGATGCAGTAGGCGTTTGATGCGCCAACTGTCGAAACCTTCCAGCGGACAGGTGTCGTATCCGGCCTCGCTCATGGCTAACATAAACGTCTGAGCAGCCAAAGCGCAACTCTTATGCACCACAACGCGTGTGTCACTCTCGGATACCTGTCGGGTGATAGGACGGAAAAGACCTACGCATTGAGCCAAGGCTTTGCGCACAAGTCCGAGCAATCCGAAGCAACGAGCATACAAAAAGGGAATCACCATGCCGTAATACATCGCCCAACGCCTCGAGCGTTTGTCGTGCTTCTCTACCGGACTGTTGCGTCGTACGTTCTCTAATTCAAACTCTACAGCCGCCTGTGCGTGCTTGCGATATAAGTCCTGGCGAGTGACAAAAACCACTAATTGCTGCGCAGTGGTGGCCGATTGCTGCGAAAGACAGGCCTTTCCCATAGCCGTAAGCACGTTTTTATCAGTGATATGGTAGCATTCCCACAGCTGCATGTTGGAACTTGACGGGGCAAGCGTGGCCAATTCGATACACGCTTTGACGCGTTCGGCATCGATAGGTTGTGCCGAATCATAGCAACGAACAGCTCTACGATGTTCCAGAATCTCTTTTAATGACATAAAATCAATATGAAATGATCGTTGAAAGTTGGTCTCACAACTCGTAATGAGTTGATGCTGGAAACCTGTATCCTGATTCTTTGTTGATTGATGGCAGGTCTTATTTTCTATAATTCCCCAGTCCCTGATTGAGGAAGTCGATGTAATGGGCAATATCTTCGTCGTAACTGTACGACTTTCCGAGCGGATTTCCTGCATTGTCGAGCGTCACATAGAAAGGCTGAGCATTAGCTCCGAACTTGCTTCTTTGCAGAAAACTCCACTTGTCACCTACAGTTCGCAGGGTGCGTTTTTGTCCATTCTCCTCTATTTCGATAGGTTGGGGCAGCGGTTTCTTGTCGTCCACATACAAAGAGATAAGCACATAGTCTTTGGTAAGCTTGTCTGCCACTTGCGGATCTGTCCAAACGGCGGCCTCCATCTTACGACAATTCACGCAACCGAAGCCGGTAAAGTCGATCAAAACAGGCTTTCCCTGCGCTGCTGCAGCAGCCATTCCCTCTTCATAGTCGGTGAATTGAGCGCGCACCTCATTGTGATAGAGGTTGAAGTCCTGTGTACTCATCGGCGGAGCGAATGCACTTACTGCCTTACAAGGGGCTCCCCACAAGCCGGGAACCATGTAAATGGCGAAGGCGAACGAGAAAAGACCCAGCATAATACAAGGAACGGGCATGGCATCGCTACTGCCTTGATCGCTGGCGAACTTGAGTCGGCCGATGAGATACAAACCCATCAGCGCAAAGATAACGATCCAAAGCGAGAGGAATACTTCGCGATCAAGCAAGTGCCAACCGTAAGCCAGGTCGGCAACGGAGAAGAATTTCAAGGCGAAAGCCAGTTCGATGAAGCCCAGCACCACCTTAATGGTATTCATCCAGCTACCCGATTTAGGTGCTTGTTTGAGCCATGTGGGGAAGAGAGCAAAGAGAGTGAAAGGCAAAGCCAAAGCAACGGCAAACCCAAGCATACCAATGGCCGGGCCAGAGATGCTTCCTGCCGTGCTCACCTGCACCAAAAGAAAGCCGATGATGGGGCCTGTGCACGAGAAAGAGACGAGCGACAGAGTGAATGCCATGAGGAAAATGCTAAGGATTCCGCTGGTAGATGAGGCCTTACTGTCCACTGCATTGCCCCACTTGTCGGGCAAACGAATTTCGAACCATCCAAAGAACGAAAGCGCGAAGACCACCAACAGAGCGCAGAAGAAGATATTGAAGACGGCGTTGGTAGAGAGAGCATTGAGCGAACTGGCCCCAAACAGAGCCGTGATGGCCAGTCCAAGGGTGAGATAGATCACGATAATGGAGATGCCATAGGTCACAGCGTCGCGTATTCCCTTGGCTTTGTCTTGCGACCGCTTGAGGAAAAAGCTCACCGTCATCGGGATAATAGGCCACACACAGGGTGTGAAGAGCGCGAGAAGTCCGCCGATAAAGCCCATCGCAAATATGTAAAGCAGCGAACTTTCGTCGCTGCCTTCACTGCCATTATAGGCCTTCAACTCTTTGATAACAGGCTTCCATAGATCTCCTTGGGCCGCGATGGCCGCCGTATCTACGGCTGCAGGTGCACCGGCGACGGTGTCTGCAGGCACATCAGTTTGCAAAGAGACGAGCGGATCCTCCTTTTCGGCCTCCACCTTTTTCTCCTCTTGCGCTTCAGGAGCATCTGCTGCGCCCTTTCCCGAGTAGTCGAACTCCACCTGTGTGGGCGGCAAACAGTTTTGGTCGTTGCAGGCCCCGTATTCCAAATAACCTTTTATCTTATACGTTTTGCCTGTTATTTTATACCGCTGCACGAAGGTAACAGCATTCTCAAAGTAGCGCAACTTCATCTCGAAGAGCTTATCATAGTTGCTGATTTCCTTGCCCTTGGCCTGCAATTTTCCTGCGGGCTGTGCACCTTCGGCCTTCTCTGTGGTGAGCGTTGCCGAGATCGGACCGCCGCTGGGCAGGCCGGTTGAGTAGACATGCCAGCCATTATCAATCTTGGCAGAGAAGATCACGTCTACCTCCGTAGGCGAAACCTGCTTCTGCTGCACGCTGAAATGCACTGGATTTTGCATCTGCGCAGCCGCCGAGAGAGCGAAAAATGCCATCAAAGCAGCCAGTAAAGAAAACTTCATCTTTGTCATATCACATTATCTTATATTGCAAATATAGCTTATTTTTCTTGTTCATCATTTTTCTTGAGCCCTTTCAGCAGCCCTTGTGCGTCATGATATCGAGCACGCAACGGTCCGTTTCATCCATTCCCTGCCTGCCGATGGTGGCCAGATTGCGGATGCTTCGGTCTACATCCTCATCGATAATACCCTCTACCGAACTAACGCATTTGTGCTGAATGGCGAGCATAGCGCTCATCACGGCCGTGCTTACGCCCGTGGCCAGTTTGAGAGCGCAACTGGGTTTGGCCCCATCGCAAATCATTCCCGTAACGTTGGCAATCATATTTTTCACCGAAAACGAAATTTGTTCGAAAGTTCCGCCCATCAGATAGGTGATACCGCAACTGCTTCCCGTACTGGCCACCACGCAACCGCATAGTGCTGAGAGCGGACCGAGGTGCTGTTTGATATAGATGGCCGTGAGATTGCTGATGATGAGTGCTCGGATGAGTTCTTCTTCGGTGTTATGATTCTCGCGAGCAAAGGTCGTTACGGGCACGGTTGTACAGATACCTTGATTCCCACTGCCGCTGTTGCTCATCACAGGAACCATCGCTCCCGCCATGCGAGCATCGCAAGCACCGCCCGTAGCCGAGAGAACGTGAGCAAAAATGCTGTCGCCCAGTACGCCCCGACCCAACGGACTGCACATCGTCTTGCCCAGTTGATGACCGTAGTTGTATTCCAATCCGCTCTTTGAGGCATTCTCATTCAGGCGTTTGGCTTCGAGAATAAAACGTAGGTCGTCGATAGAGGTTGTGGTAGCAAACTCGTAAACCTTCATCAACGACAGTTCTACAGTGGTTTTTCCTACTGTCTCGGCACTGCACGAGGCCTTGTCCAGCAGCACCTTCTCGCCCTTTCTAAGAAACACAAAGTTGGTGTGCGCCCCTTTGATGCGGGCTTCAGCCTCGCTGTTTCCGGCTCTGCACACCACGTCGATGTAGAGTTTGTCGGAGTCTTCTTTCTCCAAACCGATGTCGATGCGGTTCTCGGCGATGAGCACTTTGCCGCGTTCCACACTCTCGGGGGTGCAGGCCTGGAGCACTTCCAGTTGTTTTTCAGCATCGCCGATGAGAATTCCCAGGGCGATGGCGATAGGCAATCCAATCATCCCCGTACCGGGAATGCCTACTCCCATGGCGTTTTTCAGGATATTGGCACTCAGCTTCACCTCCACCCGTTCGGGCAGAGTGCCAAGCAGTTCTTTGGCTTTCGCCGCGCACAAGGCCACGGCTATCGGCTCGGTACAGCCAATGGCAGGCACCACCTGTTGGTGAATCAGGTCGAGAATGGCCTGTCTGTCGTCGTTGGATAACATGATGTCACGTCTTGTTTTTTCACCTTATTATATTACGGTAAGCAAATGTGGGGATGCGCCTCCTCGGGTTCTGTCAAGGCAAACGCGATCCTATTTGTTGCAAAGTTAGTGTAATTTGCGAAAAACAAGCGAATGAACTCCATTTATTTTACCTCAATTTCGAAGCGCGCTTGCAACTTATTGTTTATCAACATCTTACAGAATAAACTGTAAAAGCTAAGAAAACGACCTGCAAAAGCTAAGAGAATGGAATGCGAAAGCTAAGAAAACGCATTGCGAAAGCTTAGCTTTTAAGGAGTAAGGAGGAGAGTAGTAAGTAGTAAAGAGAGAAGTAGTAGGGAGAAGAGGAGGAGTAATAAAGAGGAAAAAGGGAAGTAGTAAAGGAGTAAGGGGAAAAGTAGGAAGGAGTAAGAAGGGAAGGAGTAAAGAGGAAAAAGGGAGAGAATTGGGCATGCATTCTCTGTGTGGCGTATACAATAAATGGCGGAGGGGAGCGTTATATGGGCGTGTTGAAACGTTTAACAACTCTATTACTGTTGGCTGCACTCGTCTCTGCGGAGGCAAGGGCACAGTATGACGCTGCCTTTTCGCATTACTTCCACCTCGAACCGGTCTTCAATCCGGCTGCTGTGGGGAAGCAATCGAAGCTGAATGTCACAGGAACGTATGCGCTGAACTTGGCCGGATTTGAACACAATCCTCGTGTGATGCTCCTCGCTGCCGATCTTCCCTTTCGCTTTGCCGGGGCTTTTCATGGAGCGGGCGTGCAGGTGATGAACGACCAGATCGGACTGTTTAAACATCAGAAAATCGCTGCGCAATATGCCTACAAACAACGATTGCTGGGCGGAGAGCTG from Prevotella sp. oral taxon 475 encodes:
- a CDS encoding phosphatase PAP2 family protein → MNWMKTLFSIEKNPKRGLLWLEWVVLAYMLLTLLVVFFTYTKLSNPEAMVWGRIRIGVITLALWLVYRLVPCRFTRFTRVLAQLYLLSWWYPDTYEINRILPNLDYVFASIEQSLFGFQPALVFHQAVPSYLFSELMDLGYASYFPMILVVVLFYFFYRYAEFERASFVIIASFFIFYVIFVVLPVTGPQYYYPAVGFDKIAAGIFPHLGDYFNTHSERMISPGNPDGLFYQLVEQTHEAGERPTAAFPSSHVGISTVILLLAWHSGNKRLFLVLLPFFILMCFSTVYILAHYAIDALAGLLTGALMYGVLMWASRGLKQA
- a CDS encoding NAD(P)-dependent oxidoreductase, translated to MDKILVTGASGFIGSFIVEEALKRDMEVWAAVRPSSSRQYLSDPRIHFIELDLSDVERLKKQLQPHTFDYVVHAAGATKCLHKRDFYRVNTLGTKNLADAIIALKMKMKRFIFISSLSIFGPVRESQPYEEIQETDLPMPNTAYGRSKWQAEQYLDSLNPKDEDGEPGECLFPYIVLRPTGVYGPREKDYFLMAKSIKGHSDFSVGFRPQDLTFIYVQDVVQAVFLALDRGMSGRKYFLSDGGVYSSSHFSHLICKELGKPWVLRIKAPVWVLRLVTFVGEYVGRATGKISALNNDKYHILKQRNWRCNIEPAMDELGFHPHYDLARGTQLTIKWYQENGWL
- a CDS encoding nitroreductase family protein; the encoded protein is MSLKEILEHRRAVRCYDSAQPIDAERVKACIELATLAPSSSNMQLWECYHITDKNVLTAMGKACLSQQSATTAQQLVVFVTRQDLYRKHAQAAVEFELENVRRNSPVEKHDKRSRRWAMYYGMVIPFLYARCFGLLGLVRKALAQCVGLFRPITRQVSESDTRVVVHKSCALAAQTFMLAMSEAGYDTCPLEGFDSWRIKRLLHLPCRAEINMVVSCGIRLPKGVWGDRYRQPFDQTYHRI
- a CDS encoding cytochrome c biogenesis protein CcdA encodes the protein MTKMKFSLLAALMAFFALSAAAQMQNPVHFSVQQKQVSPTEVDVIFSAKIDNGWHVYSTGLPSGGPISATLTTEKAEGAQPAGKLQAKGKEISNYDKLFEMKLRYFENAVTFVQRYKITGKTYKIKGYLEYGACNDQNCLPPTQVEFDYSGKGAADAPEAQEEKKVEAEKEDPLVSLQTDVPADTVAGAPAAVDTAAIAAQGDLWKPVIKELKAYNGSEGSDESSLLYIFAMGFIGGLLALFTPCVWPIIPMTVSFFLKRSQDKAKGIRDAVTYGISIIVIYLTLGLAITALFGASSLNALSTNAVFNIFFCALLVVFALSFFGWFEIRLPDKWGNAVDSKASSTSGILSIFLMAFTLSLVSFSCTGPIIGFLLVQVSTAGSISGPAIGMLGFAVALALPFTLFALFPTWLKQAPKSGSWMNTIKVVLGFIELAFALKFFSVADLAYGWHLLDREVFLSLWIVIFALMGLYLIGRLKFASDQGSSDAMPVPCIMLGLFSFAFAIYMVPGLWGAPCKAVSAFAPPMSTQDFNLYHNEVRAQFTDYEEGMAAAAAQGKPVLIDFTGFGCVNCRKMEAAVWTDPQVADKLTKDYVLISLYVDDKKPLPQPIEIEENGQKRTLRTVGDKWSFLQRSKFGANAQPFYVTLDNAGNPLGKSYSYDEDIAHYIDFLNQGLGNYRK
- a CDS encoding serine dehydratase subunit alpha family protein, coding for MLSNDDRQAILDLIHQQVVPAIGCTEPIAVALCAAKAKELLGTLPERVEVKLSANILKNAMGVGIPGTGMIGLPIAIALGILIGDAEKQLEVLQACTPESVERGKVLIAENRIDIGLEKEDSDKLYIDVVCRAGNSEAEARIKGAHTNFVFLRKGEKVLLDKASCSAETVGKTTVELSLMKVYEFATTTSIDDLRFILEAKRLNENASKSGLEYNYGHQLGKTMCSPLGRGVLGDSIFAHVLSATGGACDARMAGAMVPVMSNSGSGNQGICTTVPVTTFARENHNTEEELIRALIISNLTAIYIKQHLGPLSALCGCVVASTGSSCGITYLMGGTFEQISFSVKNMIANVTGMICDGAKPSCALKLATGVSTAVMSAMLAIQHKCVSSVEGIIDEDVDRSIRNLATIGRQGMDETDRCVLDIMTHKGC